The following DNA comes from Mucisphaera calidilacus.
CTGTCCGGGGCAGAGGAGTGCGACGGCGGTCACGGTCTGGGTAGCTGCGTTGCTGCTCATCGGAGTTTCTCGCGGGTGGTGAACGATCAGAATCGCCAGAGTGACGTTGTCCAGGTGAGTCCGCCGCCTATGGCGAGGAAGAGGACGTAGTCGTTATCGGCGATCCGGCCTTCGGTACGCTGTTCGTGGAGGGCGATGGGAACACTGGCTGCGGAGGTATTTCCGTAGCGGTCAATATTGATACAGAACTTCTCGGGGGGCAATTTTAGTCGCGTTCTGGCGGCCTCGAGGATGCGGAGGTTGGACTGGTGGGGGATGACCATCGCGAGTTCGTCGGATGTAACCCCTGATTTTTCAAGGGTTTCATCGATCACCGCCTGTGTGGTGGTGACGGCAAACTTGAAGATTTCGCGGCCGTTCATCTGGATGGTGTTGAAGTTTCCGGAGAAGACGCCCTCGGCGCCGTCAACGGGTATATGTCCTTCGTGGCGAGGGAGATAGAGTTCTCTCCATCGGTCGCCATCGGATCTCATGGTCTGGTAGAGGCAGCCGCGTTCGGGGTTGTCGTCGGCGGTGACGACGGCGGCTCCGGCGCCGTCGCCGAAGAGGACGCAGGTGCGTCGATCGGTGAAATCGACGACGCGTGAGAGGGTTTCGGCCCCGACGACGCCGATGTTGCTCGCGTGGCCGGACTGGATGAGTCCTGCGGCGAGGTTGAGGGCGTAGACGAAGCCGGAGCAGGCTGCGGAGAGGTCCATGGCGCCGGCGGGCACGGCTCCGAGTCTGGAGACGAGCTGGGCGGCGCTGGAGGGGCAGGCCATCTCGGGGGTCATGGTGGCGAGGATGACGAGGTCGAGCTGGTCGGGCTCGATCTTGGCCTGGTCGAGAGCCTCGCGCATGGCGTCGGCACCGAGGTCGACGACGGTCTGGTCGCCTGCTGCGATGCGTCGCTGCTGGATGCCGGTGCGCTGCGTGATCCACTCGTCGTTGGTGTCGACGATGCGGCTGAGGTCCTGATTGGTGAGCACTCGGTCGGGCACGGCAAGGCCGGTGCCGGCTAGGCGTACGCCGCGGCCGGTGCCTGTCCGTGTGATCATGCGGCTCCCTCGGTTTGCGGGATCGAGGTGTCGTCGAGCGCATCGA
Coding sequences within:
- a CDS encoding beta-ketoacyl-ACP synthase III, producing the protein MITRTGTGRGVRLAGTGLAVPDRVLTNQDLSRIVDTNDEWITQRTGIQQRRIAAGDQTVVDLGADAMREALDQAKIEPDQLDLVILATMTPEMACPSSAAQLVSRLGAVPAGAMDLSAACSGFVYALNLAAGLIQSGHASNIGVVGAETLSRVVDFTDRRTCVLFGDGAGAAVVTADDNPERGCLYQTMRSDGDRWRELYLPRHEGHIPVDGAEGVFSGNFNTIQMNGREIFKFAVTTTQAVIDETLEKSGVTSDELAMVIPHQSNLRILEAARTRLKLPPEKFCINIDRYGNTSAASVPIALHEQRTEGRIADNDYVLFLAIGGGLTWTTSLWRF